Proteins from a single region of Hermetia illucens chromosome 3, iHerIll2.2.curated.20191125, whole genome shotgun sequence:
- the LOC119651691 gene encoding uncharacterized protein LOC119651691, giving the protein MGILGTLVQNGIIPYQWGCVCKEVSYFGRLNAILDELQQLFLWTPSFKFSMNKNKSYLGLYSCSVAAWFWLSSKEPSSEKCVTKSPTGSGGEQDKFAENKSKPKETRDIAVNTSDVFTNTGKKVAWDDQKELEREDKEQFSTPNLERPDPCETSEEPITSGSSTENRCSSQLETSEEQLSSQTPPPEMEILQDPLPESVQVCPRCGMFHTIRQHYLMFPWSNVGHVKVDDVVLPTVDKQQSHLKLAEGKSFVDTVINEAMKEQVISTNIDEPLSEKRTTTSSQKFELSSGRNSVLQTPNSRHRSVLKQLKTKKETPIATKRSPRVSFNLDKKTRG; this is encoded by the exons ATGGGAATCCTGGGAACGTTGGTTCAGAACGGTATCATACCGTATCAGTGGGGTTGTGTCTGCAAGGAAGTCAGCTATTTTGGGCGACTAAACGCCATATTGGATGAACTGCAGCAACTGTTTTTGTGGACTCCAAGTTTCAAGTTCAgtatgaataaaaacaaatcatATTTAGGACTTTATTCGTGCTCTGTTGCGGCGTGGTTTTGGTTATCCAGCAAAGAGCCCTCTTCGGAGAAATGTGTGACAAAATCCCCGACTGGAAGTGGTGGGGAGCAGGAtaaatttgctgaaaataaaagtaaaccCAAGGAGACTAGAGACATTGCCGTGAATACAAGCGATGTTTTTACTAATACTGGAAAGAAAGTTGCCTGGGACGACCAAAAAGAACTTGAAAGGGAAGATAAGGAACAATTTTCAACCCCTAACTTAGAAAGGCCAGACCCTTGTGAAACATCAGAAGAACCGATTACTAGTGGCTCTTCCACAGAAAATCGATGTTCTTCCCAATTGGAAACTTCAGAGGAACAGCTTAGTTCACAGACTCCTCCGCCGGAGATGGAAATTTTGCAGGATCCTCTACCAGAATCCGTTCAGGTGTGCCCACGCTGCGGGATGTTTCACACGATAAGGCAACATTATCTGATGTTCCCATGGAGCAATG TGGGGCACGTGAAAGTGGACGATGTTGTATTACCTACCGTGGACAAACAGCAGTCACACCTGAAACTAGCTGAAGGGAAGTCTTTCGTCGATACAGTAATCAACGAGGCAATGAAGGAACAAGTCATTAGCACAAATATTGACGAGCCTCTCTCTGAAAAGAGAACGACAACCTCTTCCCAAAAGTTTGAGCTATCATCGGGACGAAACTCGGTGCTTCAAACTCCAAACTCCAGGCATCGTTCGGTGTTGAAACAACTAAAGACGAAGAAAG agaCACCTATCGCCACAAAAAGAAGCCCTCGGGTGTCTTTCAACTTGGATAAAAAAACCAGAGGGTAG